From one Humulus lupulus chromosome 8, drHumLupu1.1, whole genome shotgun sequence genomic stretch:
- the LOC133794374 gene encoding profilin-3 codes for MSWQSYVDDHLMCDMDGQHLTAAAIIGHDGSVWAQSSTFPQFKPEEIVAIMKDFDEPGSLAPTGLHLGGIKYMVIMGEQGAVIRGKKGAGGITVKKTGAAMIIGIYDEPMTPGQCNMIVERLGDYLIDQNL; via the exons ATGTCGTGGCAATCATACGTCGATGACCATCTGATGTGCGATATGGATGGTCAACATCTCACCGCCGCCGCCATTATCGGCCACGACGGTAGTGTCTGGGCCCAGAGCTCCACCTTCCCTCAG TTTAAGCCTGAAGAAATTGTTGCAATCATGAAAGATTTTGATGAACCTGGGTCTCTTGCCCCAACTGGGTTGCACCTAGGTGGCATCAAGTACATGGTTATTATGGGTGAACAAGGAGCTGTCATTCGTGGAAAGAAG GGTGCTGGTGGCATCACGGTGAAGAAAACCGGTGCAGCTATGATTATTGGCATTTATGATGAGCCAATGACTCCGGGACAATGTAACATGATCGTTGAGAGGTTGGGAGATTACCTTATTGATCAGAACCTCTAA